From the genome of Labrus mixtus chromosome 17, fLabMix1.1, whole genome shotgun sequence:
CCAGGATGTAACCTCAATTTCTGTGAGCACGCGCCTACTATATTTAAAGAGCGGCGCGTGCATGGAACAGGGGCGACAAAGCAAAGCAACGAAACTCAACctgcaaataataataataataataataataataataataataataataataataataataataataataataatgataatgataatgataatgataattataattataatgagaatgagaatgagaatgagaataatgagaataataatgagaataataataacaacaataataataataatgagaataataataataataataatgataatgataattataatgataatgataatgataatgataatgataataataataataatgagaataataataatgagaataataataacaacaataataataataataataatgagaataataacaataataacaataataataacaataataacaataataataataaaaataattacaataataataataataatgagaataataacaataataacaataataataataaaaataattacaataataataataataatgagaataataataatgagaataataataacaacaacaataataataataatgagaataataacaataataataacaataataataataatgagaataataataacaacaataataataataatgagaataataacaataataacaataataataacaataataataataaaaataattacaataataataataacaataataataataataagagctCAACCATAATTCAATGACCCTTCATCACAAAACTGACACAAACAAGGATGAATTATATATACAAAAAATAGCATTTGAAGAACTAGTTCGACATGTTTGGAGaaaatgaattatatttttaagGATTCCCATAATTCGTCAAGCATGAAATTTCCAATTAGTACTACTtcaaataattaataactacCTACAACGTATAAGTAggctacacaaacataactgTATTATGGGATAGTGATATTGTTAAATGTCTTCctgcttttttgtctttttcaaccTGAATAGCAAATTGATCAATGAAGAGAATATTCCCCAACTGAATCCATGTTGAGAATAATCAGTAGCCTATACAAATAGTTTTCAACGAGCTACTCCACAAcagtaaaatattgtttaacattaataaataagtaataGTATAAGGGAATAATAGAACAATATATATTCTAATCGATGGCAGGGTTCATTTGTCAGCATAGTAGAGTTCTTCTACTATTCCCctaggggacaataaagtgtatggTATCGTATTCCATACCTTTATATTTGAATTATAAATACTTCATTGGtgtaattttcttcttttgatggGAGTTTTCAATAGCTGCAATGGCACACTGTTGGGTTGCTGATGATAAGAGGTAAGGAGTGGTTTGGTTGCAGGTGAACAGGGGTTGATGGGTATTTTGAGCCTAACTGCTGGTTTATTCCCAAGTTGACACTGAGTCAATAATGTGAAGACACAACACTAACACTAAGGCTAGTTTTGATTCTGTTACCCTGTAGTTACCTACAACCAACACTGATACTGGGTCAAAAGACCACACTGGGAGTAGTTTTATTCAAACCAGTTTAATCCAGTAATTGAAGTGTCAGAGTTTGGGGTTATAGTTTTGTCTAAGTAAAGggtctttatactttattagaCAGGTCTAAACAAGCACTTTTCTCAGTTTGGAAATAAGCACAAGAACAGTGTTACATCTAAGTAACATGTTAGCTTCCATTATGAGGTTATCTACAAAAGATTCACAACTTCTCATAAACTTTTAAGGGTTTTCATAACAGATCTATTATtatgggcagctgtggctcagttggtagagtcgtcgagGGTTCAAtgccccagctgggcaacatgtccgatgtgtccttgggcaagacactcaaccctgaattgctcccactgcttcagtggtggtgtatgaatgggattagttacttctgatggatggtactacatagcgatcatcactaccatcagtgtgtgaaagggtgtgaatgggtgggtgtcacatgcagtgtaaaagcgcttggagtagtcggaagactagaaaagcgctatataagctcaagtccatttaccatctagGTCTGGAAAATGCCGTTTGGATCTTCCCAAAAATAGCCGTAAATTTGCTTTTCTAAAAATAATCGGAGAGATTTGTTATTGCTCTCAGACGTCTTATCATTTGTCTTAACCAGGCAAAAAAGAGaagcatgtttttaaaacattttcagctaTAATTTCTTTCTGAAGACTCTCGGCTGTAGTTGGTATAATCTACAAATAATTCAAGTAATTTCAAGAACGAAGGATCACATTTTATTGATCATGACAGACGCATCATACGACTCCCTGACAGACATACCTCTGTAAAAAGATAACTATTTTTCACTCGTTACAAAATGGTATAGATTCTCTTGCTTCAAAACACCACACACAGTTTCATCTTCAACTGCAGCTTATTTCAAGTCCTCGGGCAGCACTCTGCCTCTCTTCCTCGCcctgtccttcttcttctctgttttcgCCTTCTTTTGTTTCTGGATGTTCTTTTGCCTCTTGTCCTGCCGATGCTGCATCTTCCCTAAGATGTTCTGGCTGCGCTCATTCCagttcttcttcctctgagaccgattcttctccttcttctttaaCGCCGTGCGCAGCATGTTCTCGTCATCTTTGATTTTGATGCCCTCCGCCTTGTAGAGCATGTTGGTCCACTTCATCTTCTCCTCGTACTCGCGGGCCTTCCCCTCGTCTTTCTCCCGCAGCTGCTCCAGCTTGGTTTTGCGAGCCTCCACGCGCGTGAGCAGCTGCTTGTAGTTCCTTCCCGTCAGCGGCGTGATCTGACCCTTCATGCTCTGTTTCttcaacttcttcttctggaTTTTGTCCACATATCCCTCCTCCACCGTCTCCACCTTGTTGAAGATGATGGCGGTTTGGTTTCTTTTGTTCGCAGCCGGGGCCGGTGGTGCTTCCTGTTTAATCTCCGGCTGCTCTTCTTGGGCGCTTTGTTCAGCAAGTTTCTTCAGCCGGaactctttcctctttctcttcttgcGCTCACGCTCCAGTTTTCTCTTCGCTCGCTTTGCCTGGACGGCCTCTGATAATGCATCCTTTGgagctccctaaaaaaaaagtgaataaatcaTGTTagtccaaaaaaaagaaaccaaactcATTTTTAACTACTGCACAGAACAATCCTCAACGTGAACCAAATCGTACTAAAGAAGAGGATTAGGCTCTTTGATATCTGCTGTATCAAAAGTCTACTTTAAATAGTAAAGTAGTCAAAATATTTCAGCTATCACAAAACTGAGCGTTCCCTGCTGTGGCCTGTAGCTGCACAGGATAAAGGAGACTACGGGAGGAAGCAGCAGGATGAAATCTGGCCGACCAGCCGCTGATCACAGCCAGGCATTcaccataaaaataaatcttactttatttattttagccaAAACAGATACAGTATATTGGTATCTATTTAGGATACATGTTTCCTggtattcacatttttttatacacCACAGAGGAGAATAAACATGCTTTTGTCAATAAGAAATTGAGCCATGAGATATTTGTTCtgcttttatatttctgtaacaAGAAATGTTGTGGAATAAGACTGGAAAGTAAACTCTgttcctcttttcctttcttaGTCTTAAGTTTGTGGAGACACGGACGAGTTATTAACTTCTTAAAGTGCAAAAATTGGAAattttttgtttccttgttaaAAGCAGGTAATAATCATATTTAATATCAGCTGAAAAATCCACATTGTGCATCCTTAACCATAAATCCACACTTGAACAttaattttctttcttcaatGTGTTTGATGCTGTgatcaaaaacaaactaaaaaaacatgcatcttGCTGAGGAGTCTGTTGGTGAAGTCTAAAGTCAGATTCACGGCCACTGTAGccgctttcacacatgcactgcactcctgaaGATTTCTCGGCATGTTCCGGGCTGAGGGGCgtatgtgaatgcaaacagccaaaaTCTGCTCACCCAGACTTCACCTAGGCAGACTTTTTTTCCCTGTCATCCCTCAAGTAAAAAATTCTGCATGAAGTCGGGGCGAGCTGATATGCAAACAGAGCAGGTAATAGTCTGGAACATTCACAGCAAACAGATGATGCGGGATGACATTTCTCTCGTTGACTGGAGTTTGTCTGGTCGCCTCAGTTGCCTGTATataatttttcttcttttgtctttgtggtgCATTGATGCTCTTATACATGTCACAGTGTTGTAAATATTTCATCTAAGACTCTACCTCCTCCTGGGCCACCTAAACCGTGACTGTTTGAAGATATTTTTCAGCTAACAATTACAATCTCTCActttgaggtgcatgtgtgaaatgacATTCTGAAGAAATATCAAGGCCTTAGTGTCCTGAAAGTATCTAGAGTTCATGTGTGGACTTCAAATGGAGGATCAATAAACCTTCATGTGTGCTGCCTACCTGCCCTCTGGACTCCTCGATCTTTTCATGTAGTCTCTTGCGGAGAACATCTACTGTGGAGAAGTTGGACTCTACATTTCCTCCttcaagagaaaaacagaagaacgtaatgacaagaaaaataaagttagagagaaacattaaatgtttaaaaagaagcatGACTTTATTAAGAAACCCAGCATGTACCTTTAGGTGGCTGTGTTGTTGATCCATTCACGCCCTGGGCTTTGGAGCCGTTCAGTTTCGCTGTGTTCGAGCCTTTCTGTGCAGCAGTCAAGGGTACAGACTTCTTCGGCGTTTTCTCATCGGCaaccttttctttaaagtgcttctttttgcactttttcttcttctttggaggACCTGTGTCACTTTTACCCTTAAAATGagctacaaacaaacaaacaaacaaacaaacaaacacaacacagatatATTAATGGACATATAATGGAATGTTCAACGTTATAGTGGTGATATGACTACAATTATTCTGTTAGCcatcaaatgtaaacaaacatgtccGTGTGTTTGCGTCATTAAAATtgattcaaataaaagaaacatttctcctGTTTGAGGCTgaaacttttttattgttttgtttatcaaTTCAATTTTATGATTCTCTAACGTTTTATTCCTGTGATCTGTGCACAAGTTTGCACAACCATCAGGTGTGAGCTGTTCAATCTTTCCTTGTGTCACTTTAAACTGACAAGGACATTTGTCTCTTACTCTGAAATAAAGTAAACGACttctaatatttttttcttcagttcaaaTAGAGATGGGACTGATCTGATCTAATATCTGGTCTCGGGTCTGATATTGACATCAttcagtctcactttgaagacattcagactgaactgaaaGAGAATACATCAACATGTTCTACATAACAAAAAGCAcaattcagtttgaaatatttaatttgaaaacctgacagttgttgtTTCTACCGGtttgcaaaagtaaaaaaaaaaaatgtcctagtaaaattttgtatttttatatatatagatttttttgaTAAAGAAATTGAATGTggggtttactacagctttgtgaaacattacacacaataacaatatttattatgaaaaaGTGGATGGGAGCATCTTTAaagttaaaagtatttttttaaggcTAAAAAGGTAGCTAAgaaattttgaaaaacaatttaTAACAAGCTATAAATGTAGTTATTAAATTATTCACACTATAGATTGAAATGTGACAGTGTAGCGCCTCCTGTGGTCACTTGCTGTAATAGCCAGAGGTTCTCTgacacatttttgcattttagttGCCTTCTTCAAACGACAGCACTTACACTGTATACCAGTAATAGCTGCAGTTACAGCAGACAACATGTTATCAAGAACAggtatgaaataaaaacataccaAATGGTTTCTTCTTCGGCTCCTGCTCTCGTTGAGAGAAGACTTTACTCGCGAGTTTCTGAATGTACGAATCCCTTGAGGCGAGATCCATGTCGACGAAATTAACCTTAAATCCAGctacaacaaacacatgaaagcCTGTGATTTACAAGACCGAAGATATCAACATATTCCTCTACacacgtggggggggggggacacggGGCGGAGCGTCACAAACCCGGAAGGAGTAACACCTAAAGATGTCCGCCCTGAGAACAGTTATGTAGCTGTTCTGTGGTCGTTTGTTCTCATCcaattttttttacctcttgtgtgtcattgtgtgtagTCAACATGGGTTCTGTGAAAGCAGCGCTGGTTTACTCCAGCAGGCTTCTTACGACACTTAAAAAGCAGGTGAGTATTAAGACTTTCTTCTCTTTGCTTCGTGAATGTCATTGTTGTGATTTCAGGGTTTgagctttgttttctgttgttgcaGACACATGTCATTTACATCAAGAGGACTCTACTCCTGCCTAGACTGACAGTGTTCAAACGTACAGACGGTAAATAAAGTCATGACAGTATTATACAATGTGAAGGGGAAACTAGACTCCAGGTATTACTTCTCCTCAGTGCTTTTTGTTCATAACCTCCAAAATGAACGAGACATCATCAATAAAGAATACCTGTTGAAATACACGTCAAAGTATTaacgttgtttttttgcaatagTTAATTGTCTTGAGGGACAGACAGCGTGAGACCAttgaacagtgcctgtgtttttaaaatcttaaattgttgttttgttgttgtgtcacagctcccacactttcttttttattgaaaacactgTGTTGTTAATCTGCACTGTCACTTAATTGTAACTGTTCttttgacatgtgctgctgacctcttggccaggtcacccttgtgaaagagatcccgATGTCAATGGGTTTCTTagctggttaaataaaggttattaaaaaaaaaaaaaaataacaataaaaagcagaaattaaatgtttgatctAAGAGCATGTCTTAAAGGTTATTTGCCTGAGTAGTTTCAGGTACAATGCAAATCAATTTACAAGGGAAATTTGGAAATCTACATTTATATgttcaatgaaaacaaaattgAACCCATGAAAACTTATACACTAGGTAAGtcataaacatgttaaattgCATCAAACGTTTCCTTTCATAATTATTCATTAACCTCAATTTAAAGTCACAAGCTTTGCCATTTGTAATTTCACTGCTTGCCTCTCATTATAAATTAGAACAAAGATTTATGTGCATCCATCCGTTGTTATTACCAGGTCGGTTTGTTCCCTTGGTGCGACAGTCCAGCTCCACGGCAGCGGGGGCAGAGAGGGGAGAAGACTCCTTCCTCAAATGGTTCCTGCTGCTCATCCCTGCCACCACCTTCGGCCTCGGTACATGGCAGGTGTGGCTCATTTACTCTGTGTTATCACTTTTACAAATGGATCTGTGGTTTGTCGTGCGTTGAACTGACTCAGATACTTTAAATTTCTGTGAAGGTGAAACGGCGTCAGTGGAAAATGCAGCTGATTAATGAGCTGACAAAGCTGACGACAGCAGAACCGATTCCTCTTCCTACTGAGTGAGTACCCTTCGGTTTATTACCTTTCTTCATATTCTCAAAACGCAGACTGGCTGTTCATAGCAGCACACTTTATACAACTTTAAACCAAACCGCTTCATGAGGCAAATAACGCCATATAGTCACAGAACTGTGAAagtcagtttgttgttgttttagatCCAAACCCAACAATTTGTctgttttaaagtcattttttcagacttgtttttttccaaggttaaagtgatgaaaatgtacaaaatttCAAGGACAGGAGAAATACAGCAAAACAATTCTTACACCTGTGAcaagaaatgtgtgaagcctTGCCTGTGAAATTTTAGGAATAAATGCTAAAAGATACGCATTCCCTCTCAACtgtgatttaacttttttgcCTGTATAAAATGCACCTGATACACTTAACATGCACGCATTGAAACTGATTCACTGGAAATAAGAATGCATTCTATCTTTACGACTCTTGTGAGGGTGGTACTTATTTATTGCCCTGAAAACGGCCACTATTTTACCTATTGTGCAGATGTCCTCATTGTTGATTTCCTCCCTGGGTGTTAGTCCTCATGAGCTGAACAGCTTGGAGTACAGGAGGGTGCGAGTGCGAGGACAGTTCGACCACTCACAGGAGCTGTACGTTCTGCCCCGCTCACCTGTCGACCCCGAGAAAGAGGCCCGAGAGGCAGGCAGGCTGTCCTCAAGCGGAGAGACTGGTGCCAATGT
Proteins encoded in this window:
- the surf6 gene encoding surfeit locus protein 6, producing the protein MDLASRDSYIQKLASKVFSQREQEPKKKPFAHFKGKSDTGPPKKKKKCKKKHFKEKVADEKTPKKSVPLTAAQKGSNTAKLNGSKAQGVNGSTTQPPKGGNVESNFSTVDVLRKRLHEKIEESRGQGAPKDALSEAVQAKRAKRKLERERKKRKRKEFRLKKLAEQSAQEEQPEIKQEAPPAPAANKRNQTAIIFNKVETVEEGYVDKIQKKKLKKQSMKGQITPLTGRNYKQLLTRVEARKTKLEQLREKDEGKAREYEEKMKWTNMLYKAEGIKIKDDENMLRTALKKKEKNRSQRKKNWNERSQNILGKMQHRQDKRQKNIQKQKKAKTEKKKDRARKRGRVLPEDLK
- the LOC132992330 gene encoding surfeit locus protein 1, giving the protein MGSVKAALVYSSRLLTTLKKQTHVIYIKRTLLLPRLTVFKRTDGRFVPLVRQSSSTAAGAERGEDSFLKWFLLLIPATTFGLGTWQVKRRQWKMQLINELTKLTTAEPIPLPTDPHELNSLEYRRVRVRGQFDHSQELYVLPRSPVDPEKEAREAGRLSSSGETGANVITPFHCTDLGITILVNRGYVPRQRIRPETRMKGQVEDEVEVVGVVRLTEQRKPFVPNNDVERNRWHYRDLEGMSSVTGAEPIFIDADFGSTIPGGPLGGQTRVALRNEHMQYIMTWYGLCAATSYMWFAKFVKKIA